The Quercus lobata isolate SW786 chromosome 9, ValleyOak3.0 Primary Assembly, whole genome shotgun sequence region AGCTTGCAGCACTTCATTCTTTCTATATATTTAAGTTGAAGAACCAGTTGTCATTGTGCTGAATACTggatttatttgaaatatagtGCTAAAAGTTTCGTGTATGGCCAACTATGAAACTTAGACTTGTTTTCTTTAAGTTGAATGTTGTATCCACAACCACTGGTCTTATTCTCTTTGTATGTATATTAGTATGGGGTTACTTTAGGTGTGTGCCTGTCATTTTCTAGTTTGTCATTTAATGACAATGATTACTTATAAAAATGATGGGCTTAGTGTATAAAAGACAGGTTATTATGTAAACATACTCTAATGCCCTTTTGTTTGATGCAGTTCTGCCTGATTTTTCTCAAGTATACCGCTTCATTGGCAGTGTCTTTGACCCAAATGCTTCTGGTCATCTGCAGAATCTAAAAAAGATGGACCCTATAGATGTTGAAACGGTATGTAAACATATATCATGTTGATCAATAGTTACATACAATTTCATTTCTTGGTTATGAAAGATGCTGCTTAATTTACTTCTGGCACTTCTATTGTAAGTGTGTGCGTGTTGCAATTTAACTGCAGTGAGTGTGCTTTGCTTTGAGATCAAGAAATGCTCCCTTGACCTATGTGCGCTTTTAACAACACTGCTAAATCATATAATTCTATAAATAAAGTTATGCTTTGAAAATGACatgtataattatttattcatatcCTTGGTTCTTCTCCAGGTGCTACTGTTAATGAGAAACCTCTCCATTAATCTGTCCAGCCCTGATTTTGAGGAACATGTAAGTGCCCAATTCACTGAGCTCTTAGTTTTATAGTTGGAAATATTTGAGCAATCTGCATGATGTACCAACACTGGTAAAATACCCTTTGTGATATGACTTGAGCAGGGGTCTTAGTCCCACTTTGGCTAGCAGCCCAAAGTTTAATTCTAGTTGTGTATGAAACTGTAACATTTGAGGCTAGCGGCTTGCTTATGATCAATTATTCTTTGGGTTTGTCAATTTGCTGGTGACTTTTATGCTTTGGAGTTTGATACATaagttaatgatttttttttaaaggtttttgcaTTAATGAGTTAAAAACTGACAAATCATGGTATAATAGAAGTCATCTGACTCTGTATTCAGCTAGCTTGCATGAGAGTAAACctttctttgaaattttagaCTTTGCTACATTAATTATATTGCGTGATATGTATAATGGTCCAGTAAAATGACTTCAGTATCTCCCGCAAAACAATTGCATTCTGATTTATTGTGCTGgaataacaaaattatagaCAAAAGAATGTAAGGATAGATTAGAATACCTGATTACAATTTGCAGGCTTATTAAACAAATTCGATTCTAATTTTTAGGTTCTATGACATAAGGACAGATAGGAAAAACTTTTACTATCACTTATGCATTTAGCAAATATTGGATTTTAGATTGTGGGTGGTTTATGAAATGATTTAGTTTGTATATAGTTTAGAGTTCAAGGAAAggtacttattaaataaaaaagggtttaaagtaaaaaaatgtgCCAAAGTCGAAGAACACCGATTCCTGGACTTTTCTAACGATTATCTTTTGTTGTTATGCAGAGAAGGTTGCTTTCATCCTACGAGATTGATACAGACACAACTAATTATGGTAATGCAGAAAAAGCCTTGTACAAAGATCAACCCGAGACTGTTGCTTAgcttggctaaaaaaaatgagataaagagTTTTGTTCTTACCTTGTTGGCTGTGCTTACGTTTCATTAGTTTTGGCACAACCAATATCGAAATTGCCAGGGGAAAGGGCAACAACCAGACAAGCTCCCAAGTTCATAACTTTCAATAACAGTCCTACTGCACTGGTGTGTGACTAGTTATGTCTATAGTGAGGCCATTGGCTACATcgtttaataatattatttactattatcgtgtcatgtatatatatctttaaaggagaaaaaaaaggtatacATAGTGCGGGAATGTATAGGTATCGATCTTGTTTTCTGAAGGTTCTCTCTGTACAGTGTTGTTTATTGTTCTAATCAAAGTTTTGACTTGATTAATGCACCGATACCGTGCTATATCTTAGTGTATGCCAGTGTAATCCGCTTTTTGAATGGTAGTTATTCTTAATTTGCCTTGTTTAAAATCCTGATTGTTTATTACCGTTGCAATGGATATATGTCTTATGGACAACACAACAGAAAGTCTGCATACTGCATTCATGCTTGGCTTGATATTCATCTTGTCATCAGCATTTCAACGTTAAACCGGACATAGCCATATTAAACAGGTCGAATTGGAATTGATCAGATTCAACACAAAACCATCTCTATTGTAGCTAATTAATCTGAAAATTATAACTAAGAATGTGTGAGAGGTCTCCTTATGTACCAGAAGTCAACAAATGAAATATCATATATAAccaaaatgctaaaattaaaagatgaaaatatcaGTCGTTCCTCAAACTATTGAACTATATTCCTTTCTTCCTTGTATAGCCCCCAGCTTTTTACGACATGCTAATTACAAAAGTTAGACTTTTGGCACTAGACGTCTATTACTACTACCTACATCACTAATAAACCCTATTGATTGTATATCCACAAAGTAGTTGAGAACCATGGAGACAATGCGAAAAGCACAGTGAGTATGGTCTATTGTCTATACCAAGATCCCAAGTTAACCTGTGTGCCAAAGGTCCCTGGACCAGGGCCACTTCCAGTAAACAATTGCATCTGTCTTGCCCTCAGTTCCTCCTCAAGAAGAGCATCAAACCTCCTGTGATTATTATCTCTACCAAGACGAGGATCTAAATACACAACggagaaacaaaaacagttCAGAGaactcattattattttaatttttaattctgAATGACTTAACCTGAACATGTATAAGTAAGATACCTATGTGGTAATGATTTGGCATTCCAAGGCCTCCAACGTTTTGTTGCTGATAGGTTGGACAAAGATCTGGCATTGGGTTCAGGTCCTGACCATAAAAAGCTATTTGATTGATGGGAAAATGAGGTGTTACTCCTGTTGGAAGTCCATTTAATAGGTGAGGAGGAAGTTTGCCTGGGATGGACTGCTGCAACAGCAAATGATTAACAGGTCTTGGCTCACCATAAGGGTGCTGGAAAAGAAATGGAAGCATAGTTGTAGAGCCAAAATGGTGGGGTGGATGATTGCAAGGATAGGACGACTTCTTGGAATTCCTCCTAGAATTTAGATGAGTTTGAGCAACTGGAGAATGGAAAGATGGCCTTCCCCTATAAGGCGGATTGTGAAGAAACTGTGAGTAGGACTGTTGTGCATGCAAAGTGTGCTTAGAGGTCTCCAAGCCCGTTAAACCATTAGATTTGCAGTGGACATTAGGACCATCCAAATGCAGTTGAGAAGAATTTCCCTCACCGAGGGTGACATTTATATCAGATAGCTTCCCAGCATTATGAACTGGGGAACTTGAGCCAAACAAATCAGCTTTGTCTAAATTATCAGACAAAAACCTGAAGTCATCAACTGTAATCAGACTGTCCTCATCAGGCAATAACCAGGAGTAGTCAAAGGTCATCAAACTCTCTTCATCAGGCAAAGAAATTTCAATGGTTGAATCAGATTTTTCATTGAAGTCAATGATAGAATTAGGTTTCAACCCCTGTTTAGGTTGGACTTTTGATCCAGTTTCAGCCAGAATATCATCAGAGACCAGTGCACCTTCTTCAACCATTCGATGAGCAAATTCAGAAGAACATATTACAAGGCTTTTGATTTGATCAGATCCGACATTAAAGTGctggtaaataaataaataaaaaatggtcaATGTCAGACTATTTATATAGATCATCCttcaaaaactttaaaatgGTCAATgctagaaatttatttttcaggAGAAGAAATAATGTTAAAGCTGGAAACATTACGCACGTTTAAGAAGGCTGTATTTTAAGATGACTAACAACTTCAATGATCAACTCTTCTCCTCTTGGAGCTAAGGGGGAGGGGGTCTAAAAGCAATGTAGACAAGTATGACAAGAAGATAATGCTCTTTTTTTATGCAAGAAGTATTGAAATATGTATCATGTTTATTTGTTAtgtttctattttcatttttatgcttTTACCTCTCTAATATAATGTTTTCaagtcaaatattaaaaatattagcCCCTAGAATTATGCCTTTTTGAGTTGAGTTGCCAACCCAATTTAGAATTATGCCTCTACCTTTCCCCTTTATATTTGAACCATGACCATAAGAATTAACACCCAAGTTCTAGAGCACTACCTACGTGAGCAATAATTCACAGATCAGAAATATTTACTTTACTTAACACATTCACATGAGTTAggattcaaaatcaaatatccAGGTAGAGATTGCATggaataatttattgaattaaCATTACCTCGAAAAAATTGGAGAATTCATTGTTGTTTTTTGTGGAAGCACTGCTGGAAAGATTTTCAAGGATTGGCGTTGACTGATCCTGACAAGGAATACCCAAAGAATTGTCTCTGGCATCATCTTCAGCATTGAGTTCTATGAACTCATTCCCTTTGCTTTGATTGAAACAACAACTGGTGTGTTTAGTCTCATGCAACTGATTGCTGGGACCACTATGCTTCTCTGATTGTCCTTCCTCTGGACTATCACAAGCCATGTTGGCTACAGGGTTACTTTTGCCACATGTAATGCCCTCCTCAACCTTGTCACCAACCTGCATACGCAACAGACTTATATAAAGTGCAGATAGGAAAGAATCAACATATCTATGAAATTTGGGCTGTCATTGAAAATACTAGCAGTAATtttgaggaaaagaaaatagatttaGAGCAAAATTGTGAAGATCAGTTGACTTTGGGGTGTCATTGCAAAGCTGGGGGTGATTTTAAGGAAAATATGCTAAAAATAGAGTATCATTGTTACAAATCATTTGTGACTTTATGGTgctaaaatataatttcctCCCAATATTATAAGTTGGAATTTTATACTACCAATGTTGACAAAAATTTAATCagggataggaatgaatttatAGTGTAGGCAAACTATAAGATGTATTGTACCCACAATCAAGCTCTACTCATGTACAAGTGTttgtgagaaaaacaaaaaactcatcAAAGATGGGAAACAAAAGGACAAGTACACTCTTTAGTGAACTGAGAGACATagacataaataaaaattagaggtAATATTCAAGTGAAATGCCTTTGTGTGGACTCAACTGTCAGATACAAGGATTGAGAAGTAAAgaaaagagatgcaaatacaGTAATTCTCTATGCATTAATTTCAACAAGCATGTCAACTACTCACCTCTGCTACAGAAGAATCAATTAAAGATTTTCTTCCAAGCCTCTCCTCAATGAATCTGCTTGTAAAACCTGGAGGTGAGGTTGGTATGAATGCACAAGATTCTATGGAAGAACTATTGACAGAATCGTTGTTTGAAGATGCAGATGCCACATATTGCTCCGATTCATTGCATTTGTCCACCAGCCTCATTTCACGTATGGAATTCTGCAGCAGTGCTACCATACCTAAATTTTCTTCATGCTtgtttgagattttattttgcttttcttgaattcctcttTGCTGTTCATTCCTCATCAACTCAAAAGATGCTGAGTAGGGGGAAAAATAATGCTAGGATTAGGAGACTTGCTAATTAAAAAACTTTGGTCTGCCAAACTATTAAAGCAAGAATGCACTACCAACACAACCAATATAAGGCCAACTAATTCTACCTCTTCTCCTTCTTTCCTCCTCTGCCATCTCCTGACCTGAACACTCAGAAGAACTAAATGTTTTGTCATTATATGAGTCAATACTCTGTCTTCCTGAATGACGTACTGCCTGAAAAAACAGCCagattatattattaaaaaagaaaaatttatctTAGGACCAATAATGAGTAACGAGAATTACTAGATTATTGCTCAGATTCATAGACTTCATATGAAGATGTTGAGTGTTCAACACTTCAACTGCATTGGTACCAACTGAAgatttgaagtattaaacagaccTGATATGGGCGTGGAGGCTTATACGGTTGATTACTCTTATGGAGCAGATGATAACCTCTGTCTCTAAATCCTAGTGTAGAAACCCCAACTAGACATTCAGATAGTCTTGGAGAAGCACAATGTCCCAGAATTCCTTCATGTACAGGATATTTCCATGAAGATTGAGATAGGTTGTCATAATACATTTCCCAATCTGCATTACAAAATGAATGATTTAACAAGCCACAGAATCCTTCTTGACTTAACACTGCAGTTTGGTAGAAACCTAAATCACGTAGTAAATTTGAACAACttaattacaattgatatttttttttccagttacAGAATTATGCTCATGATTAAGTACGGAGATTATCATATCTTGCTtctagaagaaaaaaacaagtttaTACTTCCCAAAACAAAATGAGGAGCTTTACTCATTCTTACCACTCATGCCAAAATTGGAAATGACAACCCTCCATTTCAACAAAGTAACAAGTGAATTATGACATAGGCTGTGCGGCCTGCACAGTTTTCATCCCAAATTCTTATGTCAAGGCAGCACAATAGGGCTGACTAAGCCTAGATCCCTAAACTAAGATCCCAATGCCATATGCTAAAGATTAATATAAGCAATTCAATTAAGCAACACTACAACTACTTGGAATCATCTTAAAAATCCTTTCTTGCCTCTTGCTTTAACTATTTATACTTTTAGCACTCTCTCCTTACCAATGCAGACTTGGATCTCTCCTGCACATGACAAAACCAATTTTATTGCGAAATTGATAACTATCCATTATTGTTGCTACTTTTACGTCTCACCATTGTAATCTCACTAACTTTTTCAACTTAATCTGTAATTCGTATCTGATTATTATAAGAATCCCATTaaatttcaaacacaaaaaggtTCAAGTAGAAGTTATTACTCTAGTATAGATATCcctaacatattttaaaaaggaATGTTCAAATGcaataaactcaaaaataaCTTGGAGAATCAAATTTATTCAGAGTCATATATCAATTGAAGATACCTCTTAAATTTCAAAAGATAcataaataaatgataaaaagtTGAACTGAACAAATTGAATTTGCAGGTCAAATATAATATAAGTGAATTCTAAACTATGCACATACCTGTGTTATGCCTAGACTGAGATGACCAAATGGATGCATCATCAAATTCACTGTTTTGCCAACAATCCTCACATTAAACACAATCCAATCAACAGTGCACTAGTAATAAACAAAACCATTAAGacatacaaaaaattaaacatactCACAAGGTATTGAGTTTCTTACCATAAAATCGATGGGTCGAACCCACACGGTAACTTCTTGCATGCATCCAAATCAGCTAAAGAAATCAGAAAATCTCTTGTATATGACACTTTTGACTGTCtgaataatcaaaacaaacctCAATCACTATCTAAACCAAATCGAAATAATTGCACACATTGGTTGTTAAGAGAATTTTGAGTCTTAAATTAAATAGCCTATCATTCTAAATTTATGGATTCATGCATAGCTGAGAAAAATGGAAAACTCAAACATTTTATTTCCTCCTCTTTTCTATCATTTTCTCGGTAACCAAACAGtacactacccaaaaaaaaaaaaaaaaaacaaaaagtcatgGATTATATTAAAATGTATTTAGCACATtacattgtaataatatattatattatataaaatcgAATATGGATATATAGCACATTACattgtaatataatatagtATTTTACATAAGAAGCGAATAtgtaaaaatacaataaaatattacttttgAAGCTCTTTGACAGTCCCATCCAACTGACACTGTGCCATGGAACTTCGATTTTCACTTCCTGAGCTCATTTTCTCAGGAAAATTTCCAATTTCTGAATCAAAAtgattttcctttaaaaaaaatcttaaatctccGATTCTCAAAAAACCTCAGTTCTCTAACTAAAATATACTACGTATTCTCAGtgtgtatatccaaaaaataaaaaacgctTAAGATCAAGACCTTTGCACTGGAATTTACAGAGTCTCTATAGCTATATATAATAGTCAGAGTTGGTCTGTACTGTATCTACAAGAAAAGGCACAATGAGGACCAAAACTCTTATCACCTATATAACTACTGAAGCGGACTCTTTAACGTATTTCTATGAAGATTTTCTCGCGAAAGTTGGCTAGAAAAAATGTGTCTAGGGCTCTGGATTTTGTTTGGAAGTATAGAAAGTgcaagagaatttttttttctttttgtctgtAGAGAAAAAGGTGGTGAAATGAAATGAGGACTTTGCAGGACTTGATGATTGTTTTGTAGTAAGGGAAAATGCTAAAGTCACCCACTATTTTACAAATGCTGACATGATTATTGGCAAGTAAAATGTGATATTAACGGTTGACCAACCAATAAGAATTCACTACATTTCA contains the following coding sequences:
- the LOC115960856 gene encoding uncharacterized protein LOC115960856 isoform X2 → MSDWEMYYDNLSQSSWKYPVHEGILGHCASPRLSECLVGVSTLGFRDRGYHLLHKSNQPYKPPRPYQAVRHSGRQSIDSYNDKTFSSSECSGQEMAEEERRRRASFELMRNEQQRGIQEKQNKISNKHEENLGMVALLQNSIREMRLVDKCNESEQYVASASSNNDSVNSSSIESCAFIPTSPPGFTSRFIEERLGRKSLIDSSVAEVGDKVEEGITCGKSNPVANMACDSPEEGQSEKHSGPSNQLHETKHTSCCFNQSKGNEFIELNAEDDARDNSLGIPCQDQSTPILENLSSSASTKNNNEFSNFFEHFNVGSDQIKSLVICSSEFAHRMVEEGALVSDDILAETGSKVQPKQGLKPNSIIDFNEKSDSTIEISLPDEESLMTFDYSWLLPDEDSLITVDDFRFLSDNLDKADLFGSSSPVHNAGKLSDINVTLGEGNSSQLHLDGPNVHCKSNGLTGLETSKHTLHAQQSYSQFLHNPPYRGRPSFHSPVAQTHLNSRRNSKKSSYPCNHPPHHFGSTTMLPFLFQHPYGEPRPVNHLLLQQSIPGKLPPHLLNGLPTGVTPHFPINQIAFYGQDLNPMPDLCPTYQQQNVGGLGMPNHYHIDPRLGRDNNHRRFDALLEEELRARQMQLFTGSGPGPGTFGTQVNLGSWYRQ
- the LOC115960856 gene encoding uncharacterized protein LOC115960856 isoform X1, giving the protein MSSGSENRSSMAQCQLDGTVKELQKQSKVSYTRDFLISLADLDACKKLPCGFDPSILCEFDDASIWSSQSRHNTDWEMYYDNLSQSSWKYPVHEGILGHCASPRLSECLVGVSTLGFRDRGYHLLHKSNQPYKPPRPYQAVRHSGRQSIDSYNDKTFSSSECSGQEMAEEERRRRASFELMRNEQQRGIQEKQNKISNKHEENLGMVALLQNSIREMRLVDKCNESEQYVASASSNNDSVNSSSIESCAFIPTSPPGFTSRFIEERLGRKSLIDSSVAEVGDKVEEGITCGKSNPVANMACDSPEEGQSEKHSGPSNQLHETKHTSCCFNQSKGNEFIELNAEDDARDNSLGIPCQDQSTPILENLSSSASTKNNNEFSNFFEHFNVGSDQIKSLVICSSEFAHRMVEEGALVSDDILAETGSKVQPKQGLKPNSIIDFNEKSDSTIEISLPDEESLMTFDYSWLLPDEDSLITVDDFRFLSDNLDKADLFGSSSPVHNAGKLSDINVTLGEGNSSQLHLDGPNVHCKSNGLTGLETSKHTLHAQQSYSQFLHNPPYRGRPSFHSPVAQTHLNSRRNSKKSSYPCNHPPHHFGSTTMLPFLFQHPYGEPRPVNHLLLQQSIPGKLPPHLLNGLPTGVTPHFPINQIAFYGQDLNPMPDLCPTYQQQNVGGLGMPNHYHIDPRLGRDNNHRRFDALLEEELRARQMQLFTGSGPGPGTFGTQVNLGSWYRQ